From a region of the Paenibacillus sp. FSL R10-2734 genome:
- the gltB gene encoding glutamate synthase large subunit, whose protein sequence is MRHTELPGKQGLYDPQFEKDACGMGFVAHIKGKPSHDIVSNALTMLFNMEHRGGQGSEPNSGDGAGIMLQIPHRFFASEAQKLGFALPEQGHYGVGMIFLSNNEKVRAQHEALLSTIIAEEGQEVLGYRDVPTYDEMLGKTAKAAKPFVRQVFIGRSASVTNELSFERKLYVIRKRAELAIRYGGVEEAESFYIPSLSCRKIVYKGMLTTEQVGQFYLDLQNEELESAIALVHSRFSTNTFPSWERAHPYRFMIHNGEINTLRGNVNWMHARQSLFKSEVFGEDLSKIKPVINPDGSDTAMFDNTFEFLYLSGRSLPQVAMMMVPEPWSNHDSMDADKKAFYEYHSTLMEPWDGPAAMGFTDGVQIGAILDRNGLRPARYYVTKDDMIILSSEAGVLDIPAEDILYKDRLKPGRMLLVDTKEGRIISDEEVKSAIASEKPYRQWLDEHLISLEELPDAPELPNPKHDNVQQLQQAFGYTFEDLRKVLEPMASTGAEAIGSMGYDAPLAVLSDRPQRLYNYFKQMFAQVTNPPIDAIREELVTSTTTTIGPERNLLKPEPESCRQISLHTPILSNEDFAKLRHVRRAGFKSMSIPILFPAELGAEGMRIALERMNEAADRVMAKGHNILILTDRGVDSENAAIPALLAVSSLHHHLIRQGTRTKVSILLESGEPREVHHYALLLGYGVSAVNPYLAFESLDDMIGQGLLRGISHEKAVKNYIKAATKSVVKILSKMGISTIQSYRGAQIFEAVGLNSEFVDRYFTWTPSRIGGIGLEEVATEALIHHNRAFTEKDGNDKVLDSGGDYQWRNDGEEHLFNPQTIHLLQHSVRSGDYKMYKKYAALVQGESEKHLTIRSLLQFKSAYEPVPLEEVEPVESIMKRFKTGAMSFGSISKEAHETLAIAMNRIGGKSNTGEGGEDPARYIPDSNGDSRRSAIKQVASGRFGVTSNYLVNADEIQIKMAQGAKPGEGGQLPGRKVYPWVAEVRGSTAGVGLISPPPHHDIYSIEDLAELIYDLKNANPRANINVKLVSEVGVGTIAAGVAKGRADIILVSGYDGGTGASPMNSIRHAGLPWELGLAETHQTLMLNNLRDRVVLETDGKMLSGRDLAVAVLLGAEEYGFATAPLVAVGCIMMRVCQMDTCPVGVATQNPDLRKNFTGDPQHVVNFMTFVAQDLREIMASLGFRTIEEMVGRTDCLDAAQASQHWKKKGVDLSSLLHTPEMPEGSTRFCSKRQNHGLEETLDVSKLLDLAAPALESGTAVEASLPITNVNRAVGTILGSELTRKYGAAGLPDDTIRLHFTGSAGQSLGAFVPKGITLTVEGDSNDYVGKGLSGGKIIIKPSPKATFAAEDNIIIGNTAFYGATGGEAYINGIAGERFAVRNSGAKVVVEGVGDHGCEYMTGGRVVVLGETGRNFAAGMSGGIAYVYDPDRSFIGRCNLEMVLLERVEELEEIEELRELISRHVELTGSAAGARVLDQWADSLPKFVRVIPKDYKRMMEQIRKVEQTGLTGEAALMAAFEANMRELSRVGG, encoded by the coding sequence ATGAGACACACTGAACTGCCCGGAAAACAGGGCCTGTATGATCCCCAGTTCGAAAAAGATGCTTGCGGCATGGGATTTGTAGCCCATATTAAAGGCAAACCGTCCCATGATATTGTTAGTAACGCTTTGACAATGCTCTTCAACATGGAGCATCGGGGAGGACAAGGTAGCGAACCCAACTCTGGTGACGGAGCAGGTATCATGCTTCAAATTCCGCACCGTTTCTTTGCAAGTGAAGCCCAAAAGCTAGGCTTTGCATTGCCTGAACAAGGCCATTATGGCGTAGGTATGATCTTTTTATCTAATAACGAGAAGGTTCGGGCTCAACATGAAGCTCTCTTAAGCACAATAATTGCTGAAGAAGGCCAGGAAGTACTCGGCTATCGTGATGTACCTACCTATGATGAGATGCTTGGCAAGACAGCGAAAGCTGCTAAGCCATTTGTGCGTCAAGTGTTTATCGGTCGCTCGGCCTCAGTTACGAACGAATTGTCTTTTGAGCGTAAGCTTTATGTCATCCGCAAACGTGCAGAGCTTGCGATTCGCTACGGTGGTGTAGAAGAGGCTGAATCCTTCTATATCCCAAGCTTGTCATGTCGTAAGATCGTATACAAAGGCATGCTGACTACAGAACAAGTCGGACAATTCTACCTGGATTTACAGAACGAAGAGCTGGAATCAGCGATCGCGTTAGTTCACTCCCGTTTCAGTACGAATACCTTCCCAAGCTGGGAACGTGCGCATCCATACCGCTTTATGATCCATAACGGTGAGATTAATACCTTGCGTGGTAATGTGAACTGGATGCATGCTCGCCAGTCGCTGTTCAAGAGTGAAGTGTTCGGCGAAGATCTGAGCAAGATCAAACCTGTTATTAACCCGGATGGATCGGACACTGCAATGTTCGATAATACCTTTGAATTTCTATACTTGAGCGGACGCTCCTTGCCACAGGTAGCTATGATGATGGTTCCTGAGCCATGGAGCAACCATGACAGCATGGATGCTGACAAGAAAGCTTTTTATGAGTACCACAGTACTTTGATGGAGCCATGGGACGGGCCTGCTGCAATGGGCTTTACGGATGGCGTGCAAATCGGCGCTATTCTGGATCGGAACGGCTTGCGTCCTGCTCGTTATTATGTAACGAAGGACGACATGATTATTCTATCCTCCGAAGCGGGTGTACTGGATATTCCGGCAGAGGACATCTTATACAAAGACCGTCTGAAGCCAGGACGCATGCTGCTCGTGGATACGAAGGAAGGCCGCATTATCTCCGATGAGGAAGTCAAATCAGCGATCGCCTCCGAGAAGCCTTACCGCCAGTGGCTGGATGAGCATTTGATCAGTCTCGAGGAGCTTCCAGATGCGCCTGAGCTGCCAAATCCTAAGCATGACAATGTACAGCAGCTACAGCAAGCATTCGGTTATACTTTTGAAGACTTGCGCAAGGTGCTTGAGCCAATGGCATCTACTGGTGCTGAAGCTATCGGTTCCATGGGTTATGATGCTCCGCTCGCTGTGCTTTCGGACCGTCCGCAGCGCCTATATAACTATTTCAAACAAATGTTTGCTCAAGTAACGAATCCACCAATCGACGCTATTCGTGAAGAGTTAGTTACCTCCACTACGACTACGATTGGACCAGAGCGTAACTTGCTTAAACCAGAACCAGAAAGCTGTCGCCAAATCTCGCTACACACACCGATTCTATCGAATGAAGATTTTGCTAAGCTTCGTCATGTTCGTCGTGCGGGCTTCAAGTCGATGTCTATTCCAATTCTTTTCCCAGCTGAGCTTGGGGCAGAAGGAATGCGTATTGCGCTTGAGCGTATGAATGAGGCTGCTGATCGCGTTATGGCTAAAGGTCATAACATTCTGATTCTGACGGACCGCGGAGTGGACAGTGAGAATGCTGCGATTCCTGCTTTACTTGCGGTATCAAGTTTGCATCACCATCTGATCCGTCAAGGAACACGGACAAAAGTTAGTATTTTGCTAGAATCCGGTGAACCTCGTGAAGTCCATCATTATGCGCTTCTGCTCGGTTATGGTGTAAGTGCAGTAAATCCGTATCTGGCATTTGAAAGCTTGGATGATATGATCGGCCAAGGCTTACTGCGGGGAATCTCGCATGAGAAGGCTGTGAAGAACTATATTAAAGCTGCGACTAAGAGCGTAGTTAAGATTCTTTCCAAAATGGGAATTTCGACGATTCAATCCTACCGGGGGGCGCAGATTTTTGAAGCTGTGGGTCTGAACTCGGAATTCGTGGATCGTTACTTTACTTGGACACCTTCCCGCATTGGCGGTATTGGTCTTGAGGAAGTAGCAACCGAGGCACTTATCCATCATAACCGTGCTTTCACGGAAAAAGACGGAAATGATAAGGTGCTTGATTCCGGTGGTGATTATCAATGGCGAAATGATGGGGAAGAGCATTTGTTCAACCCACAAACCATTCATCTGCTTCAGCACTCCGTGCGCAGTGGAGATTACAAGATGTACAAGAAATATGCTGCACTTGTGCAAGGTGAAAGTGAGAAGCATCTGACGATTCGTTCCTTATTGCAGTTCAAGTCAGCTTATGAACCGGTTCCATTGGAAGAAGTAGAGCCAGTAGAGTCCATTATGAAACGGTTTAAGACGGGTGCAATGTCCTTTGGTTCCATTAGTAAGGAAGCACATGAGACACTTGCCATTGCGATGAACCGAATCGGTGGTAAGAGTAATACCGGTGAGGGCGGAGAAGATCCAGCTCGCTATATCCCGGATAGTAATGGTGATTCCCGTCGCAGTGCGATTAAACAGGTAGCCTCCGGACGTTTTGGAGTTACCTCGAACTATCTTGTTAACGCTGATGAGATTCAGATTAAGATGGCTCAAGGTGCTAAGCCAGGGGAAGGCGGACAGCTTCCAGGACGTAAAGTTTATCCTTGGGTGGCTGAAGTGCGTGGCTCAACGGCTGGTGTGGGCTTGATCTCACCTCCGCCGCATCATGATATTTATTCTATCGAGGATTTGGCAGAGCTGATCTACGATCTGAAGAATGCAAATCCACGTGCAAACATTAATGTTAAGCTCGTATCTGAAGTTGGAGTAGGTACGATTGCTGCTGGCGTAGCCAAAGGGCGCGCTGATATTATCCTGGTAAGTGGCTATGACGGGGGTACAGGTGCATCACCGATGAACTCCATCCGTCATGCAGGTCTTCCATGGGAGCTTGGCTTGGCCGAAACGCATCAGACGTTGATGCTGAACAATCTGCGTGATCGTGTTGTTCTGGAAACAGATGGAAAAATGCTTAGTGGCCGCGATTTAGCTGTAGCTGTATTACTGGGAGCTGAAGAGTATGGCTTCGCCACAGCCCCGCTAGTAGCTGTAGGTTGTATCATGATGCGTGTCTGCCAAATGGATACTTGTCCGGTTGGTGTAGCGACACAGAATCCAGATCTTCGTAAGAACTTTACGGGTGATCCGCAGCATGTAGTTAACTTTATGACCTTCGTGGCGCAGGATTTACGCGAAATTATGGCGAGTCTTGGCTTCCGCACGATTGAAGAGATGGTAGGTCGTACAGATTGTCTAGACGCAGCTCAAGCTTCGCAGCATTGGAAGAAGAAGGGTGTAGATTTGAGCAGTCTGCTGCATACACCGGAAATGCCAGAAGGAAGCACACGCTTCTGCAGTAAACGTCAGAATCATGGTCTGGAAGAGACGCTTGATGTCTCCAAACTGCTGGATCTGGCTGCACCTGCACTGGAGTCTGGTACGGCTGTAGAAGCATCGCTACCTATTACGAACGTTAATCGTGCCGTTGGAACTATTCTTGGTAGCGAGCTGACACGTAAATATGGGGCAGCCGGTTTGCCTGATGATACGATTCGTCTTCATTTCACCGGTTCTGCTGGTCAAAGCTTGGGTGCATTCGTGCCTAAGGGGATCACGCTTACGGTGGAAGGCGACTCCAATGACTACGTTGGTAAAGGACTGTCGGGTGGTAAGATTATTATCAAGCCTTCTCCGAAAGCTACCTTTGCTGCTGAGGATAACATCATTATCGGAAATACTGCATTCTACGGAGCGACAGGTGGAGAAGCTTACATCAACGGTATCGCTGGTGAACGCTTTGCCGTTCGTAACTCTGGAGCGAAGGTTGTTGTAGAAGGCGTGGGCGACCACGGTTGTGAATACATGACTGGAGGCCGTGTGGTTGTTCTTGGTGAAACAGGCCGTAACTTTGCGGCGGGGATGTCTGGCGGTATCGCTTATGTCTACGACCCAGATAGATCCTTCATCGGCCGTTGCAATCTTGAAATGGTACTGCTCGAGAGAGTGGAAGAGCTTGAAGAAATCGAAGAGCTGCGCGAACTGATTAGCCGTCATGTAGAGCTTACTGGTAGTGCGGCCGGAGCGCGGGTACTGGATCAGTGGGCAGATAGCTTGCCGAAGTTTGTTCGTGTCATTCCGAAGGATTACAAACGGATGATGGAGCAGATTCGCAAAGTAGAACAAACCGGGTTGACCGGAGAGGCTGCGTTGATGGCTGCATTTGAAGCGAATATGCGCGAGCTTTCACGTGTAGGTGGCTAA
- a CDS encoding YhgE/Pip domain-containing protein: MKSLSVFTKDLGAALKNPKVLIPMIAILFIPVMYSGFFLKAFWDPYGKMNELPVAVVNQDVGANYEGKQLQVGDDMVEELKKTDGFQWNFVSLEEAEAGMKDNTYYMSIIVPEDFSAKATTLLDDEPQPAKIIYEPNEGYNFLAGQIGGTAVAEIKSKISAKVTEAYVDSVFNQITEVSDGLGEAGDGANKIADGAGKLDEGALKLKENLLVLTEGTGKLQNGLEPLTKGVTDLNAGATALESGTSTLAGGLQQLSAAHTQLQDGVAQSAAGSKQLSAGLQQAVTGATQLQAGTKSAVDGTTKLQAGTQSLVDGSAKLEAGLTSSVEGSAKLEAGLQASAEGSTKVNEGAKAVAQGLQQLAQASPELAQNPAVQKLLAASAAVAQGSEQLQQSQQQLAQGASALHSGQEQLAQGATQLHTGSQQVDAGVTQLHEGAQQLNAGSTQLLAGQQKLAQGASALVAGGDKLQAGMKQFGAKLNEAATGGNKLAEGGKALGNGTSKLLSGVGELGSGIGAVADGSKQLADGAGELKNGMGDLKSGSTELATKLGEAAEQTGSVNKSDKMMEMFAQPVVVEDKVVNHVPNYGTGFAPYFLSLGLFVGALISTIVIPMRESAVIGASRLNRFISRTLTFSIMSFIQSMLAALVVLYGLGLEVQSVPLFFLFTFLTSLVYTWVVQSIVTWLDQPGRFVVIVILIFQLTTSAGTFPLELIPNWMKFFNPLLPMTYTVSGLKAVISTGDFSAMWSDVGVLAIFGLGFLALTFVYFMTRSRDNEAGMKSEQAMTV; the protein is encoded by the coding sequence ATGAAATCATTATCCGTATTTACCAAGGATCTTGGCGCAGCCCTGAAAAATCCAAAAGTGCTGATTCCGATGATTGCCATCTTATTTATTCCGGTGATGTATAGCGGATTCTTCCTGAAGGCATTCTGGGATCCGTATGGCAAGATGAATGAATTACCGGTTGCTGTAGTCAACCAAGACGTCGGTGCTAATTATGAAGGAAAACAACTTCAGGTTGGCGATGATATGGTTGAAGAGCTTAAGAAAACCGACGGCTTTCAATGGAACTTTGTTTCACTAGAAGAAGCGGAAGCAGGAATGAAGGACAATACTTACTATATGTCGATTATTGTTCCAGAAGACTTCTCTGCTAAAGCTACAACGCTTCTGGATGATGAACCACAACCGGCAAAAATTATTTATGAGCCAAATGAAGGCTACAACTTCCTGGCCGGTCAAATCGGTGGAACGGCTGTAGCAGAGATTAAATCAAAAATATCTGCTAAGGTAACAGAGGCTTATGTAGATTCTGTATTCAATCAAATTACTGAAGTATCTGATGGACTCGGTGAAGCGGGAGATGGAGCTAACAAAATCGCTGATGGTGCAGGAAAGCTGGATGAAGGCGCTCTGAAACTGAAAGAGAATCTTCTAGTACTGACTGAAGGTACGGGCAAGCTTCAAAATGGTTTAGAACCACTTACCAAAGGTGTAACTGATTTGAATGCAGGTGCTACGGCATTGGAATCTGGTACTAGTACTTTGGCAGGCGGTTTGCAGCAATTGTCGGCCGCTCATACACAGCTTCAAGATGGCGTTGCACAAAGTGCTGCCGGCAGTAAACAGCTTAGTGCTGGTTTGCAGCAAGCTGTAACAGGTGCTACACAGCTTCAAGCAGGAACAAAGTCTGCTGTGGATGGTACTACTAAACTACAAGCAGGAACACAATCTTTAGTTGACGGCAGTGCGAAGCTGGAAGCAGGGTTAACCTCTTCCGTTGAAGGTAGCGCGAAGCTAGAAGCAGGCTTGCAGGCTTCCGCAGAAGGTAGCACTAAGGTTAATGAGGGTGCTAAAGCGGTAGCTCAAGGTTTGCAGCAATTGGCGCAGGCTAGTCCTGAGCTGGCACAAAATCCAGCCGTACAGAAGCTCCTAGCAGCTAGTGCAGCTGTTGCACAAGGTAGCGAACAGCTACAACAAAGCCAGCAGCAGTTAGCACAAGGAGCAAGCGCACTTCACAGTGGGCAGGAGCAATTGGCACAGGGTGCTACTCAATTGCATACTGGTTCGCAGCAGGTGGATGCAGGTGTAACTCAATTACATGAGGGAGCACAGCAGTTAAATGCTGGTAGTACTCAGCTCTTGGCAGGACAACAAAAATTAGCACAAGGTGCGTCAGCACTTGTAGCTGGTGGCGATAAGCTACAAGCAGGTATGAAACAGTTCGGTGCAAAGCTTAATGAAGCAGCAACTGGAGGCAACAAGCTGGCTGAGGGTGGTAAAGCACTCGGAAATGGTACATCTAAGTTACTCAGTGGTGTTGGTGAACTAGGTAGCGGTATTGGTGCTGTAGCTGACGGTTCTAAACAATTGGCTGATGGTGCAGGTGAGTTGAAGAATGGGATGGGTGATCTGAAGTCTGGATCAACAGAACTCGCAACTAAGCTTGGTGAAGCTGCTGAACAAACAGGCAGTGTGAACAAGTCAGATAAAATGATGGAAATGTTCGCACAGCCGGTTGTGGTTGAGGATAAAGTTGTTAATCATGTACCGAACTATGGCACAGGGTTTGCTCCTTACTTCTTATCCCTTGGATTATTCGTAGGTGCTCTTATTTCTACGATTGTTATTCCAATGCGTGAATCAGCTGTAATTGGCGCTAGTCGTCTGAATCGTTTTATCAGCCGTACACTTACTTTCTCAATCATGAGCTTTATCCAGTCTATGCTGGCTGCTTTGGTTGTATTGTACGGACTTGGACTAGAAGTACAAAGTGTACCGCTGTTCTTCCTATTTACATTCTTGACTAGTCTAGTTTACACATGGGTAGTACAATCCATTGTAACTTGGTTAGATCAACCGGGACGTTTCGTTGTTATCGTTATTCTTATTTTCCAATTAACAACTAGTGCAGGAACTTTCCCACTTGAATTGATCCCGAACTGGATGAAATTCTTTAACCCACTGCTTCCAATGACTTATACAGTTAGCGGTCTTAAAGCAGTAATTTCTACAGGGGACTTCAGTGCAATGTGGAGTGACGTAGGTGTGCTAGCAATCTTTGGACTTGGATTCCTTGCTCTTACATTCGTTTACTTCATGACCCGCAGTCGGGACAATGAAGCTGGAATGAAAAGTGAACAAGCAATGACTGTATAA
- a CDS encoding TetR/AcrR family transcriptional regulator, producing the protein MAVVDRRQQVLQAAAKSFSLFGYKATTMDQVAKIANVGKGTIYTFFTNKEQLFDEILRDMMVEMKMIAEREIRRDRPFFDNLHRVLDALLEFRSEQELFIKLSQESREFGTPQAGEGLEKIENLVLEYLEREVQHALQKGEIKPCDPKIVSVVMFRLYIVLTAELNKTHTPLDKEQIKMYFHLFLAEGLAQ; encoded by the coding sequence GTGGCAGTGGTGGATCGAAGACAGCAGGTGCTTCAAGCCGCAGCAAAATCTTTTTCATTATTCGGCTATAAGGCGACTACAATGGATCAGGTTGCTAAGATTGCAAATGTGGGTAAAGGAACCATTTACACCTTTTTTACAAACAAGGAACAATTGTTTGATGAGATCCTGCGCGATATGATGGTAGAAATGAAGATGATTGCTGAGCGCGAGATCAGGCGAGACAGACCGTTCTTTGATAACCTGCATCGTGTGCTGGATGCGCTGCTAGAATTTCGAAGTGAGCAGGAGCTATTCATCAAGCTTTCCCAGGAAAGTCGCGAATTCGGAACGCCGCAGGCAGGAGAAGGGCTCGAGAAGATTGAGAACTTAGTTTTAGAATATTTAGAACGGGAGGTGCAACACGCGCTCCAAAAGGGAGAAATCAAACCTTGCGATCCCAAAATCGTATCCGTAGTCATGTTCAGGTTATATATTGTATTGACTGCTGAACTGAATAAAACACATACTCCCTTGGACAAGGAACAGATCAAGATGTATTTTCATTTGTTTCTCGCCGAAGGATTGGCACAGTAA
- a CDS encoding glycosyltransferase, with the protein MRKKRVLLFSEGFGTGHTGAAYALAEGIKLLNPDVQCRVIELGKFLNPMVAPWILSAYRKTVSSQPKLVGMMYKTQYHKSLNPLTKMALHRIFYTHASQVIEQLKPDLIICTHPIPAAVISRLKRRGLEVPLYTLITDYDAHGSWVNSEVNRYLVSTPRVKSILTGRGIAPELVTVTGIPVHPKFWERSNKTLLRKELGLADIPTVLIMGGGWGLMFGKEIMNSLTARMDNIQLIFCMGSNEKLIAKMKSNPRLNHPNVRILGYTSEINKLMDASDLLITKPGGMTCTEGQAKGIPMLFYKAIPGQEEKNCQYFVELGLAEVLNCEVVNKWFSMMLHDYSVLEEQRKRRLAPDKHQPQSCATTVLQMLGNPADKAADIRGARPQARSEEAVCITP; encoded by the coding sequence ATGCGAAAGAAAAGAGTACTGCTGTTTTCGGAAGGCTTCGGTACGGGCCACACAGGAGCAGCCTATGCTCTAGCCGAAGGAATAAAGCTGCTGAATCCGGATGTCCAGTGCCGAGTCATCGAGCTAGGTAAATTTCTTAACCCGATGGTCGCCCCATGGATTCTTTCCGCTTACCGAAAAACAGTTAGCAGCCAGCCTAAGCTGGTCGGCATGATGTATAAGACACAATATCATAAATCATTGAACCCGTTGACTAAGATGGCACTTCATCGGATTTTTTATACACATGCCTCACAAGTAATTGAGCAGCTAAAGCCTGATTTGATTATTTGCACGCACCCTATTCCTGCCGCTGTCATTTCCAGACTAAAGCGACGTGGATTGGAGGTCCCGCTGTATACGTTAATTACAGATTATGATGCACATGGTAGCTGGGTAAATTCCGAGGTCAACCGATATCTCGTATCTACCCCACGCGTCAAATCTATTTTAACAGGCCGTGGGATTGCTCCTGAGCTCGTAACGGTCACCGGCATCCCTGTGCATCCAAAGTTCTGGGAACGATCCAATAAGACGCTGCTCCGTAAGGAACTAGGTCTAGCCGATATCCCTACAGTACTTATAATGGGTGGAGGCTGGGGGCTGATGTTCGGAAAAGAGATCATGAATTCACTCACAGCCAGAATGGATAACATTCAGCTCATCTTCTGTATGGGCAGCAACGAGAAGCTGATAGCCAAAATGAAGTCCAATCCAAGACTCAATCATCCTAACGTTAGGATTCTTGGATACACCAGTGAAATCAATAAATTGATGGATGCTTCCGACCTTTTAATCACAAAGCCTGGTGGTATGACCTGTACAGAAGGTCAGGCTAAGGGAATTCCGATGCTCTTCTATAAAGCTATTCCAGGTCAGGAAGAGAAAAACTGTCAATATTTCGTAGAGCTAGGATTGGCAGAGGTACTCAACTGTGAAGTAGTGAACAAATGGTTCTCTATGATGCTCCATGATTATTCTGTTCTCGAAGAGCAGCGTAAACGCCGTCTTGCTCCAGATAAGCATCAACCGCAAAGCTGCGCGACTACCGTTCTGCAGATGTTAGGCAATCCCGCAGACAAAGCAGCTGATATCAGAGGAGCACGACCTCAAGCCCGAAGTGAAGAAGCTGTGTGCATTACACCTTAA
- a CDS encoding metal-dependent hydrolase yields the protein MKITYYGHSALLVETEQAKVIIDPFLSGNPNSGISPDDITVDAVLLTHGHSDHFGDAVQIAKQNDCPIFAVFELAEYCRIKGAKVKHMNIGGSHIYDAITVKYTQAFHSSSIQEGDDWIYAGQPAGILLTIEGKTLFHAGDTALFGDMRLIGERTVIDLAALPIGDMLTMGPDDALLAARWLRADKVIPLHYNTFPDIAQDAVEFCNRLRQEGIEGFPLKAGESIEV from the coding sequence ATGAAGATCACTTATTACGGACACTCAGCACTGCTGGTAGAGACAGAGCAAGCGAAAGTTATTATTGACCCTTTTTTGTCAGGGAATCCGAACTCCGGTATTTCACCTGATGATATTACTGTAGATGCTGTACTGCTAACTCACGGTCACTCCGATCATTTTGGTGATGCTGTGCAAATTGCCAAACAGAATGATTGTCCGATCTTTGCTGTTTTTGAGCTTGCAGAATACTGCCGAATAAAGGGTGCCAAGGTTAAACATATGAATATAGGTGGTAGTCATATTTATGATGCCATTACCGTTAAATATACTCAGGCGTTTCATTCCTCATCGATTCAGGAAGGCGACGATTGGATTTATGCTGGGCAGCCCGCTGGGATTTTATTGACGATAGAGGGGAAGACGTTATTCCATGCTGGGGACACCGCACTATTCGGTGATATGCGTCTGATTGGTGAGAGGACTGTGATTGACTTGGCGGCCCTGCCTATAGGCGATATGCTGACCATGGGGCCGGATGATGCGCTTCTTGCTGCACGCTGGCTGCGGGCGGATAAGGTCATCCCCCTTCATTACAATACATTTCCGGATATTGCTCAGGATGCTGTGGAATTCTGTAATCGTCTGCGACAAGAGGGGATAGAGGGATTTCCGCTTAAAGCTGGCGAAAGTATAGAAGTATAA
- a CDS encoding cell wall hydrolase, producing the protein MLIFKQNRYIALLVGVILVCFSAISLMQPNQVAEGKIDSVQMNKLQSTSRASVISYLQDESISSKTRGTNKVSQTNKLYNTVNLFSSAWKSEQNVEWLSKNKIKPQNTSQASIVRVKADVAQSNPAAQKATAKKSAQTVVKSVSASQKNPLTTLYFSRTELLSQEQQSKATRRYAVSEEELLLLQKIVMAEAEGEPYQGKVAVANVVLNRLRSANFPDTIYKVIHQKHQFSPVANGRLKRVKPSDDSIKAVNAALSGVKEVPDDTYFFLSLKLAQDLTVHHSQEYVKTIGNHTFYK; encoded by the coding sequence ATGTTAATTTTTAAACAAAACCGCTATATCGCGTTGCTCGTTGGCGTTATACTAGTGTGTTTCTCTGCCATAAGCTTAATGCAACCTAACCAGGTTGCCGAGGGGAAAATAGATAGTGTGCAGATGAATAAGCTGCAATCCACCAGCCGAGCATCGGTAATTAGTTATTTGCAAGACGAATCAATATCTAGTAAGACGAGGGGCACTAATAAAGTTTCACAAACGAATAAGCTTTATAATACAGTTAACCTGTTCAGTTCCGCTTGGAAATCAGAGCAGAATGTAGAATGGCTTAGTAAGAATAAAATAAAGCCGCAAAATACATCACAAGCTTCGATAGTTCGGGTAAAGGCTGATGTAGCACAATCTAATCCAGCTGCGCAGAAAGCGACAGCAAAAAAGAGCGCTCAGACTGTAGTGAAATCAGTCTCAGCATCTCAGAAAAACCCCCTCACAACATTGTACTTCTCTCGGACCGAGCTATTAAGCCAGGAGCAGCAAAGTAAAGCAACCCGGCGCTACGCAGTATCCGAAGAAGAACTGCTTCTGCTACAAAAAATTGTAATGGCAGAGGCGGAAGGTGAACCGTACCAGGGCAAGGTGGCAGTTGCCAACGTTGTTCTGAATAGGCTACGGTCAGCCAATTTCCCCGACACGATATATAAGGTCATTCATCAAAAGCACCAGTTCAGCCCAGTAGCTAACGGGCGTCTTAAACGTGTGAAGCCTAGTGATGATAGTATTAAAGCTGTGAATGCTGCGCTCTCTGGCGTGAAGGAAGTTCCAGATGATACTTATTTTTTCCTATCGCTTAAGCTTGCGCAGGATCTTACCGTACATCATTCTCAGGAGTATGTTAAGACCATCGGAAATCATACTTTCTATAAATAA
- the thpR gene encoding RNA 2',3'-cyclic phosphodiesterase, whose amino-acid sequence MDAIASDKDSERLFIALKLPSELRQAVAQECSNLSQKLHFAKWTHPEDYHITLQFLGDTPKAKIPDLIMGLKEMSGQCRPFKLSLDKWNTFGLRAAPRVLWVGVSGELEELNLLAARVHSATHPLGFSAESREYKPHLTVARKYRGKISFDDKLLENLLKLDDEKRSKIFHRDWTIDSFVLYATRMYAIPMYEMIENITF is encoded by the coding sequence ATGGATGCTATCGCGTCAGATAAAGATTCAGAACGACTGTTTATTGCTTTGAAATTACCTTCGGAACTTCGACAAGCTGTGGCTCAGGAATGCTCCAATCTATCTCAGAAGCTTCATTTCGCTAAATGGACTCATCCAGAAGATTATCATATTACCCTGCAATTTTTGGGAGACACCCCAAAGGCGAAGATTCCGGATTTAATCATGGGGTTGAAGGAAATGTCAGGGCAATGCCGTCCCTTTAAACTATCCTTGGACAAATGGAATACATTTGGTCTAAGGGCGGCTCCAAGAGTGCTATGGGTAGGGGTTTCTGGCGAATTAGAAGAGCTGAATTTATTAGCTGCGAGAGTACATTCTGCGACGCATCCTTTAGGTTTTTCAGCCGAATCTAGGGAGTATAAACCACATCTCACAGTGGCTCGAAAGTACCGGGGAAAAATTTCATTTGATGATAAATTGCTGGAAAACTTACTGAAATTGGATGATGAAAAAAGATCAAAAATCTTTCATAGAGACTGGACGATTGATAGTTTTGTGTTGTATGCTACCAGAATGTATGCCATTCCTATGTATGAAATGATTGAAAATATTACATTTTAA